From one Catharus ustulatus isolate bCatUst1 chromosome 1, bCatUst1.pri.v2, whole genome shotgun sequence genomic stretch:
- the MYBL1 gene encoding myb-related protein A isoform X3: MAERRRSEEDDDFQYMDHDYEVPQQKGLKKICSKVKWTREEDERLKKLVEQNGTDDWAFIASHLQNRSDFQCQHRWQKVLNPELIKGPWTKEEDQRVIELVQKYGPKRWSLIAKHLKGRIGKQCRERWHNHLNPEVKKSSWTEEEDRIIYEAHKRLGNRWAEIAKLLPGRTDNSIKNHWNSTMRRKVEQEGYLQSVIKSESASSAELQPQPCLTMEHLHTQNQFYVPVQTHIPAYQYASPESSCLEHAPSSSNIVQQPFIDDDPDKEKKIKELELLLMSAENEIRRKQMSSQTGSLSCWSGNFIMEDCMPNTLSSLEEQTSNFYSMDENRITPVQQNSPPKYLGVEANRMLTPLQTIPEFAETLDLMEIDPVAWSDTCFELSEAVVSPVKPAPVKLMRLQQNEGAADCQYNVGVMLDGKNHSSISGDEDTVFSSTSNLNKFSNPPAILRKKKRLRVGQSPVTDLNDGLCNDAVNVALKRTPVKTLPFSPSQFFNTCSGNEQFNFENPAFTSTPVCGQKVLITTPLHKEMTPQDQKENVGFRSPTMRRSLLGSTPRTPTPFKNALAAQEKKYGPLRLMSQPLAFSEEDIREVLKEETGTDIFPKEEDDTLYKNCKQEHNFSKKVRKSLVLDSQEKEEVGAQRLTEDNSLDVQPNRDWEAVVYGKTEDQLIMTEQARRYLSTYTATNSNSRSLIL, translated from the exons ATGGCGGAGAGACGGCGCAG TGAGGAAGACGATGACTTTCAATATATGGATCATGACTATGAAGTACCACAGCAAAAAGGTTTGAAGAAGATATGTAGCAAGGTGAAATGGACCCGTGAAGAG GATGAAAGGCTAAAGAAGCTGGTAGAACAAAATGGTACAGATGATTGGGCTTTCATTGCTAGTCATCTACAA AATCGTTCAGATTTTCAGTGCCAGCATCGATGGCAGAAGGTACTAAACCCAGAATTGATTAAGGGTCCCTGGACTAAAGAAGAAGATCAAAGG GTTATTGAATTAGTTCAGAAGTATGGTCCAAAGCGCTGGTCTCTAATTGCAAAACACCTGAAAGGAAGAATAGGCAAGCAATGCAGAGAAAGATGGCATAACCATCTCAATCCTGAGGTAAAAAAGTCTTCGTGGACAGAAGAAGAGGACAGAATAATCTATGAAGCTCACAAGCGTTTGGGAAACCGATGGGCTGAAATAGCAAAACTTCTTCCTGGAAG GACTGATAATTCAATCAAAAATCACTGGAATTCAACAATGCGAAGAAAGGTGGAACAGGAAGGATATTTACAAAGTGTTATAAAGTCTGAAAGCGCTAGTTCTGCTGAACTTCAGCCCCAACCTTGTCTGACTATGGAACACTTACACACTCAGAATCAATTTTATGTGCCTGTTCAGACACAT ATTCCAGCATATCAATATGCCTCACCAGAAAGCAGCTGTCTAGAACATGCTCCTTCTTCTTCCAACATAGTTCAG CAGCCATTTATTGATGATGATCctgataaagaaaagaaaataaaggaacttGAATTGCTACTTATGTCAGCAGAGAATGAAAtcagaagaaagcaaatgtcTTCT CAAACTGGAAGCTTGTCTTGTTGGTCTGGAAATTTTATCATGGAGGATTGTATGCCTAATACACTAAGTAGCCTTGAGGAACAAACAAGTAATTTCTACAGCATGGATGAGAACCGCATCACTCCTGTTCAGCAGAATTCACCACCTAAGTATTTGGGTGTAGAAGCAAATAGAATGTTAACACCTCTacaaaccattccagaatttGCGGAGACACTAGATCTTATGGAAATT GATCCAGTAGCATGGAGCGATACCTGTTTTGAGCTATCCGAGGCTGTTGTGTCCCCTGTCAAGCCAGCTCCAGTAAAACTAATGCGGCTTCAACAGAATGAAGGGGCTGCCGACTGCCAGTATAATGTCGGCGTTATGCTTGATGGCAAAAACCACAGCAGCATCAGTGGGGATGAGGATACAGTTTTTTCATCAACCTCAAACTTGAATAAGTTCAGCAATCCACCTGCTATCctgagaaagaagaagagaTTGCGTGTTGGGCAGTCCCCGGTTACTGATCTGAACGATGGCTTGTGTAACGATGCCGTCAACGTTGCACTAAAGCGGACGCCAGTGAAAACACTACCATTTTCTCCATCACAG TTTTTCAACACTTGCTCTGGAAATGAACAATTTAACTTTGAAAATCCTGCATTTACATCAACTCCAGTCTGTGGGCAGAAAGTTCTTATTACTACTCCTCTACACAAGGAAATGACACCACAAgatcaaaaggaaaatgtggg TTTTAGAAGTCCCACAATGAGAAGATCTCTTTTGGGTTCAACACCAAGGACACCAactccttttaaaaatgctttggctgctcaggaaaaaaagtatgGTCCTCTCAGACTTATG TCACAACCACTTGCCTTCTCGGAGGAAGACATTAGGGAAGTTTTGAAAGAGGAAACTGGAACAGATATATTTCCCAAGGAGGAAGATGACACTTTGTATAAAAACTGCAAGCAGGAG caCAACTTTTctaaaaaagtcagaaaatcaCTGGTCCTAGAttcacaggaaaaggaagaggttGGAGCCCAGCGCTTGACAGAAGATAATAGTTTAGATGTACAG